From one Acidimicrobiales bacterium genomic stretch:
- a CDS encoding L-threonylcarbamoyladenylate synthase, with product MRASEPAAPGSDEEAALVALRSGGAVGLPTDTVYGLAVLPALPDALEELFALKGRPEAVAVAVLVADASQALALAADPDGGLGRLAEAFWPGPLTVVARRAAGVDYPLGGDPASIGLRCPDDALVRRLAASLGPLAVTSANLHGEPPITDAGVLRRTFPGIVVVDGGVRDGQPSTVVSLLDALPEVLREGPIGARALSEALSGDGARS from the coding sequence TTGCGCGCTTCTGAGCCCGCCGCGCCCGGCTCGGACGAGGAGGCGGCGCTCGTCGCCTTGCGCTCGGGCGGCGCCGTCGGCCTCCCGACCGACACCGTCTACGGCCTTGCCGTGCTGCCGGCGCTCCCCGACGCGCTCGAGGAGCTCTTCGCGCTGAAGGGGCGCCCGGAAGCGGTCGCGGTCGCGGTCCTCGTCGCCGACGCCTCCCAGGCCCTCGCGCTCGCCGCCGACCCCGACGGCGGCCTCGGGCGCCTCGCCGAGGCCTTCTGGCCGGGCCCGCTTACCGTCGTCGCCCGACGCGCCGCGGGGGTGGACTACCCCCTCGGTGGTGACCCAGCCTCGATCGGCCTGCGCTGTCCCGACGACGCGCTCGTGCGGCGCCTCGCCGCTTCACTCGGGCCGCTCGCGGTGACGAGCGCCAACCTGCACGGCGAGCCCCCGATCACCGACGCCGGGGTCCTGCGGCGCACCTTCCCGGGGATCGTGGTGGTCGACGGCGGGGTGCGCGACGGCCAGCCCTCGACGGTCGTCTCACTGCTCGACGCGCTGCCCGAGGTGCTGCGTGAGGGGCCGATCGGCGCGCGGGCGCTGTCGGAGGCACTCAGCGGCGACGGGGCTCGAAGCTGA
- the prmC gene encoding peptide chain release factor N(5)-glutamine methyltransferase, producing MRLAALFAQLVEELGARHEAVVVLEEASGQRLSTLAARFDEEAPANLVQRAGRLSAARRSGLPLQHVVGHWGFRTLDLLQDRRALVVRPETETVVGVALAELDANPAGAGRALDLGTGSGAIALALGTERAALRVIATDASTEALALAAENRARMAPAVAERVRLVAADWYAGIGGAGAFDLIVSNPPYVAEQEWADLEPVVREHDPRVALVAGASGLEGVAAVLAGAACRLVAGAPLVCEIGDGQGADVLALAEGAGATAARVERDLAGRERVLVARF from the coding sequence TTGAGGCTCGCGGCCCTCTTCGCGCAGCTCGTGGAGGAGCTCGGCGCCCGCCACGAGGCCGTGGTCGTGCTCGAGGAAGCCTCCGGCCAGCGCCTCTCGACCCTCGCCGCGCGCTTCGACGAGGAGGCGCCCGCGAACCTCGTCCAGCGCGCCGGTCGCCTCTCGGCGGCGCGCCGGAGCGGGCTCCCGCTGCAGCACGTCGTCGGCCACTGGGGCTTCCGGACGCTCGACCTCCTGCAGGACCGCCGCGCCCTCGTCGTGCGGCCGGAGACCGAGACCGTCGTCGGGGTCGCCCTCGCCGAGCTCGACGCCAACCCGGCCGGCGCCGGCCGCGCCCTCGACCTCGGGACCGGGAGCGGTGCGATCGCGCTCGCCCTCGGCACCGAGCGCGCCGCGCTGCGGGTGATCGCCACCGACGCCTCGACCGAGGCGCTCGCGCTCGCAGCGGAGAACCGCGCCCGCATGGCGCCGGCCGTCGCCGAGCGCGTGCGGCTCGTCGCCGCCGACTGGTACGCGGGGATCGGCGGTGCTGGGGCGTTCGACCTCATCGTCTCCAACCCCCCCTACGTCGCGGAGCAGGAGTGGGCCGACCTCGAGCCGGTGGTGCGCGAGCACGACCCCCGCGTTGCCCTCGTCGCCGGCGCGAGCGGCCTCGAGGGGGTCGCGGCGGTGCTCGCCGGCGCGGCGTGCCGTCTCGTGGCGGGCGCCCCGCTGGTCTGCGAGATCGGTGACGGGCAGGGCGCCGACGTCCTCGCGCTCGCCGAGGGCGCGGGGGCGACCGCGGCGCGCGTCGAGCGCGACCTCGCCGGAAGGGAGCGGGTCCTCGTTGCGCGCTTCTGA
- the prfA gene encoding peptide chain release factor 1: MDPKEQGRAELLTKAADLEAEHERLLVLLSDPELVRDRTAFRETSQRHKQLEDIVRALTLLRGAIGDAGAAREMLDEAPPPERELAREELAGAEQRVELLEAELRELLLPRDPNDGRNVIISIRGAEGGEEANLFGKDLYDMYLRYADHRGWRTEALSLQLSDLGGIDEATFVVQGKDAWQRLKFEGGVHRVQRVPVTESQGRVHTSSAAVTVLPEADEVEVQIDASDLRIDVYRSTGPGGQSVNTTDSAVRITHLPTGVVVAMQDEKSQIQNRAKAMTVLRARLLKMEQDRQADELSRARREQVGTGGRSEKIRTYNYKDNRVTDHRLQKARFPLDRVLGGDLDDLVEELGANERAEQLHGER; this comes from the coding sequence GTGGACCCGAAGGAACAAGGCCGCGCGGAACTGCTGACGAAGGCGGCCGACCTCGAGGCCGAGCACGAGCGGCTGCTCGTGCTGCTCTCGGACCCCGAGCTCGTGCGCGACCGCACCGCCTTCCGGGAGACCTCCCAGCGGCACAAGCAGCTCGAGGACATCGTGCGCGCCCTCACGCTGCTGCGCGGCGCGATCGGCGACGCCGGCGCGGCGCGCGAGATGCTCGACGAGGCGCCGCCGCCCGAGCGCGAGCTCGCTCGCGAGGAGCTGGCCGGCGCCGAGCAGCGCGTCGAGCTGCTCGAGGCGGAGCTGCGGGAGCTGCTGTTGCCGCGCGACCCCAACGACGGGCGCAACGTGATCATCTCGATCCGCGGCGCGGAGGGGGGCGAGGAGGCGAACCTCTTCGGCAAGGACCTCTACGACATGTACCTCCGCTACGCCGACCACCGCGGCTGGCGCACCGAGGCCCTCTCGTTGCAGCTCTCGGACCTCGGGGGGATCGACGAGGCGACCTTTGTCGTGCAGGGCAAGGACGCCTGGCAGCGCCTCAAGTTCGAGGGCGGGGTGCACCGCGTGCAGCGCGTGCCGGTGACCGAGTCCCAGGGCCGGGTGCACACCTCCTCGGCCGCGGTCACGGTCCTCCCCGAGGCCGACGAGGTCGAGGTACAGATCGACGCGAGCGACCTGCGCATCGACGTCTACCGCTCGACGGGGCCGGGGGGCCAGTCGGTGAACACCACCGACTCCGCGGTGCGCATCACCCACCTGCCGACCGGTGTCGTGGTCGCGATGCAGGACGAGAAGAGCCAGATCCAGAACCGCGCCAAGGCGATGACGGTCCTGCGGGCGCGACTGTTGAAGATGGAACAGGACCGCCAGGCCGACGAGCTCAGCCGGGCGCGCCGCGAGCAGGTGGGCACCGGCGGGCGCTCGGAGAAGATCCGCACCTACAACTACAAGGACAACCGCGTCACCGACCACCGCCTCCAAAAGGCGCGCTTCCCGCTCGACCGGGTGCTCGGGGGCGACCTCGACGACCTCGTCGAGGAGCTCGGCGCGAACGAGCGCGCCGAGCAGCTGCACGGCGAGCGTTGA
- the rpmE gene encoding 50S ribosomal protein L31 has translation MKTDIHPEYVIASVHCSCGNTFTTRSTKGELRVELCNECHPFYTGKQKLVDTGGRVERFERRYGKRSSKR, from the coding sequence ATGAAGACCGACATCCACCCCGAATACGTCATCGCCTCGGTGCACTGCTCGTGCGGCAACACCTTCACGACGCGCTCGACCAAGGGCGAACTACGCGTGGAGCTCTGCAACGAGTGCCACCCCTTCTACACGGGGAAGCAGAAGCTGGTGGACACCGGTGGCCGTGTCGAGCGCTTCGAGCGCCGCTACGGCAAGCGCTCCTCCAAGCGCTGA
- the rho gene encoding transcription termination factor Rho has product MVAEQLERSILERKERDELHAIATAMALKPAARLKKADIIDLILQATGVGPEAAVADGAASPAPDAPANGGPRRRPPRARAEAAADADADAGEAPAERAPTAEDDAAEAPAAAEADQGAPADGAPEVTTEQNGAAPLGDTAEFSAEGPAKSNGQGQSHQNGQGQGQRNQQNQQNQGGPGNQSNQGGQGGQGNQGNQGGPGNQSNQGGQGGGQLDVGNRRGRRRRGRDRERVGGEGAAAADAPYSGELIPVKGLLDLRDEGYGFLRTSGYLASQRDVYVSVSQARRFALRRGDAIEGACRPAGASEKYPALVRIDSVGGMNPEEARLRPRFEDLTPLFPDEQLHLELAADPTNVTARIVDLISPIGKGQRGLIVSPPKAGKTTILKQIAHSIEANDPEVHLIVLLVDERPEEVTDMRRSVKGEVIASTFDRPADEHTAVAELTIERAKRLVELGKDVVIVLDGITRLARAYNLAQPATGRIMSGGVDSGALYPPKRFFGAARNVEEGGSLTILATALVETGSRMDEVIFEEFKGTGNMELRLDRKLSERRLYPSIDVNASSTRHEELLFDRGQLQQVWKLRRVLNALSSEGNVAAGLELLIDKLRQTRSNDEFLAEIAKAPVPNT; this is encoded by the coding sequence ATGGTCGCTGAGCAGCTTGAGCGCTCGATCCTTGAACGCAAGGAGCGCGATGAGCTCCACGCCATCGCCACCGCGATGGCCCTCAAACCCGCAGCCCGTCTGAAGAAGGCCGACATCATCGACCTCATCCTGCAGGCGACCGGTGTGGGCCCGGAGGCCGCCGTGGCAGACGGCGCCGCGAGCCCCGCCCCCGACGCGCCGGCGAACGGCGGCCCGAGGCGGCGTCCGCCGCGGGCGCGCGCCGAGGCCGCGGCCGACGCCGACGCCGACGCAGGGGAGGCCCCCGCGGAGCGCGCCCCGACGGCAGAGGACGACGCCGCCGAGGCGCCCGCCGCTGCCGAGGCAGACCAAGGGGCCCCCGCCGATGGCGCCCCAGAGGTGACGACCGAGCAGAACGGTGCCGCGCCGCTCGGCGACACGGCCGAGTTCTCCGCCGAAGGCCCCGCCAAGAGCAACGGGCAGGGCCAGTCGCACCAGAACGGCCAGGGCCAGGGCCAGCGCAACCAGCAGAACCAGCAGAACCAGGGTGGTCCCGGCAACCAGAGCAACCAGGGTGGCCAAGGGGGTCAGGGCAACCAGGGCAACCAGGGTGGTCCCGGCAACCAGAGCAACCAGGGTGGCCAGGGCGGTGGGCAGCTCGACGTGGGCAACCGCCGAGGGCGTCGCCGCCGCGGGCGCGACCGCGAGCGCGTGGGCGGCGAGGGTGCCGCGGCCGCGGACGCGCCCTACTCGGGCGAGCTGATCCCGGTGAAGGGCCTCCTCGACCTCCGCGACGAGGGCTACGGCTTCCTCCGCACCTCCGGCTACCTCGCCAGCCAACGCGACGTCTATGTCTCGGTGAGCCAGGCCCGGCGCTTCGCGCTGCGCCGCGGCGACGCGATCGAGGGGGCGTGCCGCCCCGCCGGGGCGAGCGAGAAGTACCCGGCCCTCGTGCGCATCGACTCCGTCGGCGGGATGAACCCCGAGGAGGCGCGTTTGCGCCCCCGCTTCGAGGACCTCACCCCGCTCTTCCCCGACGAGCAGCTGCACCTCGAGCTCGCCGCCGACCCGACGAACGTGACGGCGCGCATCGTCGACCTCATCTCCCCGATCGGCAAGGGCCAGCGCGGCCTCATCGTCTCGCCGCCGAAGGCCGGCAAGACCACGATCCTGAAGCAGATCGCGCACTCGATCGAGGCCAACGACCCCGAGGTGCACCTCATCGTGCTGCTCGTCGACGAGCGCCCCGAAGAGGTCACCGACATGCGCCGCTCGGTGAAGGGTGAGGTCATCGCCTCGACCTTCGACCGGCCGGCCGACGAGCACACCGCCGTCGCCGAGCTCACGATCGAGCGGGCGAAGCGCCTCGTCGAGCTGGGCAAGGACGTCGTCATCGTCCTCGACGGCATCACCCGGCTCGCGCGCGCCTACAACCTCGCGCAGCCCGCGACGGGGCGGATCATGTCCGGTGGTGTCGACTCCGGCGCCCTCTACCCCCCGAAGCGCTTCTTCGGCGCGGCCCGCAACGTCGAGGAGGGCGGCTCGCTCACGATCCTCGCGACGGCCCTCGTCGAGACCGGCTCACGGATGGACGAGGTGATCTTCGAGGAGTTCAAGGGGACCGGCAACATGGAGCTGCGCCTCGACCGCAAGCTCTCCGAGCGCCGTCTCTACCCCTCGATCGACGTGAACGCGAGCTCGACCCGTCACGAGGAGCTGCTCTTCGACCGTGGCCAGCTGCAGCAGGTCTGGAAGCTCCGCCGGGTGCTGAACGCCCTCTCGAGCGAGGGGAACGTCGCGGCGGGCCTCGAACTGCTCATCGACAAGCTCCGCCAGACCCGCTCCAACGACGAGTTCCTCGCCGAGATCGCGAAGGCACCCGTCCCCAACACCTGA
- a CDS encoding alpha/beta hydrolase domain-containing protein: MGLERVEITEREPLAGAPEGYVLLRGRAHFVLDPAAPANARIADLPLAAGEDGLVRFSSDLLVAEPPGGAAAPLFYVVANRGRAEVLPLALGAALPGLLPPALVTEATAPALGDGLLLRLGYRVVWCGWQSDLRPLPGLLRLDAPLARVGGASPPGLRETRIEVDRVLPSVPLIDSRALSPAIAPDPVADPADPGARLLVRPRTGGAFEVIPRDRFRFARALDGALTESAEDLALDGGFLPENVYELSYHPLRSPVHGVGLSVARDLVSALREDAAAVLGGGAAPVGDTFAFGVSQSGRYLRQFLFDGLNLDEPGRRVFDAMFVDIAGARRGDFNERYGQVSVNRSEGSGLHPPYAAAHPDGGLLDRQRALGGSPKVMFVNSAFEYWRRDASAIHTEVDGSADLPEDPEVRCYLLAGCSHVVGLPALGAPVAPTNPASVLDPMPALRALFVALARWVGEGVEPPRSRVPRVGDGSARRREEVLSRLGRLPGLALPPPSMIPVTSRSHPGAEEKEGDGSVAAEDRVVGLVAAVDGDGNERAGVVLPELAAPLHTHLAFNPRAAPDGGLVDLIGTSLAFPVDAAARAESGDPRPAVSERYPDRAAYLQALRRAARALAADALVLAEDEEWIVAAGGERFDALLGGAG, translated from the coding sequence ATGGGCCTTGAGCGGGTCGAGATCACCGAGCGGGAGCCGCTCGCCGGGGCCCCCGAGGGTTACGTGCTGCTGCGCGGCAGGGCGCACTTCGTCCTCGACCCGGCGGCCCCGGCCAACGCCCGCATCGCCGACCTCCCACTCGCGGCGGGGGAGGACGGCCTCGTCCGTTTCTCCTCCGACCTGCTCGTCGCCGAGCCGCCCGGAGGGGCCGCCGCGCCGCTGTTCTACGTCGTCGCGAACCGCGGCCGCGCCGAGGTCCTTCCGCTCGCGCTCGGCGCGGCGCTGCCCGGGCTCCTCCCGCCGGCGCTTGTCACCGAGGCGACGGCCCCCGCGCTCGGGGACGGGCTCCTCCTCCGTCTCGGCTACCGGGTGGTGTGGTGCGGCTGGCAGAGCGACCTGCGCCCCCTCCCCGGGCTCCTCCGCCTCGACGCCCCGCTCGCCCGCGTCGGGGGGGCGAGCCCGCCGGGGCTGCGCGAGACGCGCATCGAAGTGGACCGTGTGCTCCCGAGCGTGCCGCTCATCGACTCGCGCGCCCTCTCGCCGGCGATCGCGCCCGACCCCGTCGCCGATCCCGCGGACCCGGGCGCGCGTCTCCTCGTCCGGCCGCGCACCGGAGGGGCCTTCGAGGTGATCCCCCGCGACCGCTTCCGCTTCGCCCGCGCCCTCGACGGTGCGCTCACCGAGAGCGCCGAGGACCTCGCCCTCGACGGCGGCTTCCTTCCGGAGAACGTCTACGAGCTCTCCTACCACCCCCTCCGCTCCCCGGTGCACGGGGTCGGGCTCAGCGTGGCGCGCGACCTCGTCTCGGCGCTGCGGGAGGACGCCGCGGCCGTCCTCGGCGGGGGAGCCGCGCCGGTCGGGGACACCTTCGCCTTTGGCGTCTCGCAGTCCGGCCGCTACCTCCGCCAGTTCCTCTTCGACGGGCTGAACCTCGACGAGCCCGGCCGCCGGGTCTTCGACGCGATGTTCGTCGACATCGCCGGCGCGCGCCGCGGCGACTTCAACGAGCGCTACGGGCAGGTCTCGGTGAACCGCTCCGAGGGGAGCGGGCTGCACCCCCCGTACGCGGCGGCGCACCCCGACGGCGGCCTCCTCGACCGCCAGCGCGCCCTCGGCGGCTCGCCGAAGGTGATGTTCGTGAACAGCGCCTTTGAGTACTGGCGCCGCGACGCCTCGGCGATCCACACCGAGGTCGACGGCAGCGCCGACCTGCCCGAGGACCCCGAGGTGCGCTGCTATCTGCTCGCCGGCTGCTCGCACGTCGTCGGCCTGCCGGCCCTCGGGGCGCCGGTCGCCCCCACCAACCCGGCGAGCGTGCTCGACCCCATGCCGGCGCTGCGGGCGCTGTTCGTGGCGCTCGCCCGCTGGGTCGGGGAGGGCGTCGAGCCGCCGCGGAGCCGGGTGCCGCGCGTCGGCGACGGGAGCGCGCGGCGGCGCGAGGAGGTGCTCTCCCGCCTCGGCCGCCTGCCGGGGCTCGCCCTCCCGCCGCCGTCGATGATCCCGGTGACGAGCCGCTCGCACCCCGGTGCCGAGGAGAAGGAGGGGGACGGGAGCGTCGCCGCCGAGGACCGGGTGGTCGGCCTCGTCGCCGCCGTCGACGGGGACGGCAACGAGCGCGCCGGCGTCGTCCTCCCCGAGCTCGCGGCGCCGCTGCACACCCACCTCGCCTTCAATCCGCGCGCCGCCCCCGACGGTGGCCTGGTTGACCTCATCGGGACGAGCCTCGCGTTCCCGGTCGACGCCGCGGCGCGCGCCGAGAGCGGCGACCCGCGCCCCGCGGTGAGCGAGCGGTACCCCGACCGCGCCGCCTACCTGCAGGCGCTGCGCAGGGCGGCGCGGGCGCTCGCCGCCGACGCGCTCGTGCTCGCGGAGGACGAGGAGTGGATCGTCGCAGCGGGCGGAGAGCGTTTCGACGCGCTCCTCGGCGGGGCGGGTTGA
- the thrC gene encoding threonine synthase produces MTATVPVGAPQVHRGLIERYRELLPVSDATPVITLYEGNTPLLPAPRLSERLGAEVFLKIEGANPTGSFKDRGMTVAMSKAAEKGAKAVVCASTGNTSASAAAYAARAGLACFVLIPEGHIALGKLAQALVHGARVLQVRGNFDVALEIVRELSSRTPIELVNSVNPFRIEGQKTGAFEIVDVLGDAPDVHCIPVGNAGNITAYWKGYLEYRAAGRATKLPRMLGFQAAGAAPIVLGHPVEHPETIATAIRIGNPASWYGATAAASESGGSISAVSDEEILAAYRFLAEQESVFCEAASAAAVAGLLKLGVAEGSRVVCILTGHGLKDPDLAISQVRVPETVDATFDAVAATLEL; encoded by the coding sequence TTGACCGCCACCGTGCCGGTGGGCGCGCCGCAGGTGCACCGCGGGCTCATCGAGCGCTACCGGGAGCTGCTGCCCGTGAGCGACGCGACACCGGTGATCACCCTCTACGAGGGGAACACCCCCCTCCTCCCCGCGCCGCGCCTCTCCGAGCGCCTCGGCGCAGAGGTCTTCCTGAAGATCGAGGGGGCCAACCCGACCGGCTCCTTCAAGGATCGCGGGATGACCGTGGCGATGTCCAAGGCTGCCGAGAAGGGCGCGAAGGCGGTCGTCTGCGCCTCCACCGGCAACACCTCCGCCTCGGCCGCCGCCTACGCAGCGCGCGCCGGCCTCGCGTGCTTCGTGCTCATCCCCGAGGGGCACATCGCCCTCGGCAAGCTCGCCCAGGCGCTCGTGCACGGGGCGCGCGTCCTGCAGGTGCGGGGCAACTTCGACGTCGCCCTCGAGATCGTGCGCGAGCTCTCCTCGCGCACCCCCATCGAGCTAGTGAACTCGGTGAACCCCTTCCGCATCGAAGGGCAGAAGACGGGAGCCTTCGAGATCGTGGACGTCCTCGGCGACGCGCCGGACGTGCACTGCATCCCCGTCGGCAACGCCGGCAACATCACCGCCTACTGGAAGGGCTACCTCGAGTACCGCGCCGCGGGGCGCGCGACGAAGCTGCCGAGGATGCTCGGCTTCCAGGCGGCGGGCGCCGCGCCGATCGTTCTCGGCCACCCCGTCGAGCACCCCGAGACGATCGCCACGGCGATCCGCATCGGCAACCCCGCCTCCTGGTACGGGGCGACGGCGGCGGCGAGCGAGTCCGGGGGGAGCATCTCCGCGGTGAGCGACGAGGAGATCCTCGCGGCCTACCGCTTCCTCGCCGAGCAGGAGTCCGTCTTCTGCGAGGCGGCCTCCGCGGCCGCCGTGGCGGGCCTGCTGAAGCTCGGGGTGGCGGAAGGGTCGCGGGTCGTCTGCATCCTCACCGGTCACGGCCTGAAGGACCCCGACCTCGCGATCAGCCAGGTGCGCGTGCCCGAGACCGTCGACGCGACCTTCGACGCAGTCGCCGCCACCCTCGAGCTGTGA
- a CDS encoding homoserine dehydrogenase — translation MASADVVRVGLLGCGNVGGALVDVVDHDGAAIAARTGVHLEITRIAVRNVARARVPALAPDRLTHDAAALAVDPEIDVVVELIGGIEPARGLVVDALRAGKPVVTANKELLANFGEELYRAAEEGGSALYCEAAVGGAIPLLRALRVSLAGEPIKRVMGIVNGTTNYILSRMSEERISYAEALAEAERLGYAERDPSADVEGFDASAKAAILASIAFNTEVVAGDVYREGIETIDVADIDFASRLGYAVKLLAVAEDTTPAGAAQKTIGVRVHPAMVPLEHPLAGVRGAFNAVFVEGEHAGELMFYGRGAGGRPTASAVLGDLLDAARSARLGPLPPRPPVQKVEIRPIDELHAQYYLTIDVADRPGVLSAVASLFGEHGVSIRSMEQVGLAAEARLVFITHLAREADIQATLAGLRELDAVERIGGLLRVIGPEH, via the coding sequence ATGGCCAGCGCCGATGTCGTGCGTGTCGGGCTGCTCGGCTGCGGCAACGTCGGCGGCGCGCTCGTCGACGTCGTCGACCACGACGGAGCGGCGATCGCCGCCCGCACCGGCGTGCACCTCGAGATCACCCGCATCGCGGTGCGCAACGTCGCCCGCGCACGGGTGCCGGCGCTCGCTCCCGACCGCCTCACCCACGACGCGGCGGCGCTCGCCGTCGACCCCGAGATCGACGTCGTCGTCGAGCTGATCGGCGGCATCGAGCCGGCGCGCGGGCTGGTCGTGGACGCGCTGCGCGCCGGCAAGCCGGTCGTCACGGCGAACAAGGAGCTGCTCGCGAACTTCGGCGAGGAGCTCTACCGGGCGGCGGAGGAGGGCGGCAGCGCGCTCTACTGCGAGGCGGCGGTCGGTGGCGCGATCCCCCTCTTGCGGGCGCTGCGGGTCTCGCTCGCCGGTGAGCCGATCAAGCGTGTGATGGGCATCGTCAACGGCACGACGAACTACATCCTCTCCCGGATGAGCGAGGAGCGGATCTCCTACGCCGAGGCGCTCGCCGAGGCAGAGCGCCTCGGTTACGCCGAGCGCGACCCCTCGGCCGACGTCGAGGGCTTCGACGCCTCGGCCAAGGCGGCGATCCTCGCGAGCATCGCCTTCAACACCGAGGTCGTCGCCGGCGACGTCTACCGCGAGGGGATCGAGACCATCGACGTCGCCGACATCGACTTCGCCAGCCGCCTCGGCTACGCGGTGAAGCTCCTCGCCGTCGCCGAGGACACGACCCCCGCCGGTGCCGCGCAGAAGACGATCGGCGTCAGGGTGCACCCCGCGATGGTCCCCCTCGAGCACCCCCTCGCCGGGGTGCGGGGCGCCTTCAACGCCGTCTTCGTCGAGGGCGAGCACGCCGGCGAGCTGATGTTCTACGGCCGCGGGGCCGGTGGGCGCCCGACGGCCTCGGCCGTGCTCGGCGACCTCCTCGACGCGGCGCGCAGCGCGCGCCTCGGACCCCTCCCGCCGCGCCCGCCGGTGCAGAAGGTGGAGATCCGGCCGATCGACGAGCTGCACGCGCAGTACTACCTGACGATCGACGTCGCCGACCGCCCGGGCGTGCTCTCCGCGGTCGCCTCACTCTTCGGCGAGCACGGCGTGTCGATCCGCTCGATGGAGCAGGTGGGCCTGGCCGCCGAGGCGCGGCTCGTCTTCATCACCCACCTGGCGCGCGAGGCGGACATCCAGGCGACGCTCGCGGGGCTGCGAGAGCTCGACGCCGTCGAGCGCATCGGCGGCCTGCTGCGGGTGATCGGCCCGGAGCATTGA
- the lysA gene encoding diaminopimelate decarboxylase: MAATAPIARHLLPDGAAVGKGGELTVAGVALSAVAEEFGTPFFLYDEQHLRARCREAVAAFGPGAAYATKAFLCKAMAALAAEEGMTLDVATGGELAVALAAGVDPALLVLHGNNKSDEELAAAFGAGVGRIIVDSFEEIRRLERLAPAKGAQRVSLRVTPGVEAHTHEFVMTGQEDSKFGFSLASGAAAEALRALHKVPGIVADGAHAHIGSQIFRLDAFEREVAVLAPFIVDNGLTELSVGGGLGVAYLNDEHAPSISKWAEVVRGACASAGIPSSVLLSAEPGRAIVASAGLTCYRVGTIKELPGIRTYLAVDGGMSDNPRPVLYGSGYEAFLPRSPDAERPLAARIVGKHCESGDVLVHEAFLPGDVAVGDLLVTPVTGAYGFSMASNYNRLARPPVLFARDGEVRAVVRRESIEDLLRLEP, translated from the coding sequence CGCGGCCGTGGGAAAGGGCGGTGAGCTTACGGTCGCGGGGGTGGCGCTCTCGGCCGTCGCCGAGGAGTTCGGGACCCCCTTCTTCCTCTACGACGAGCAGCACCTGCGCGCCCGCTGCCGCGAGGCGGTCGCCGCCTTCGGCCCCGGCGCCGCCTACGCGACCAAGGCCTTCCTCTGCAAGGCGATGGCGGCGCTCGCCGCCGAGGAGGGGATGACCCTCGACGTCGCCACCGGGGGCGAGCTCGCGGTCGCGCTCGCCGCGGGGGTCGACCCGGCGCTCCTCGTCCTGCACGGCAACAACAAGTCCGACGAGGAGCTCGCCGCCGCCTTCGGCGCCGGGGTCGGGCGCATCATCGTCGACTCCTTCGAGGAGATCCGCCGCCTCGAGCGCCTCGCGCCCGCCAAGGGCGCGCAGCGCGTCTCGCTGCGGGTCACGCCCGGCGTGGAGGCGCACACCCACGAGTTCGTGATGACCGGGCAGGAGGACTCGAAGTTCGGCTTCTCGCTCGCCTCCGGGGCGGCCGCCGAGGCGTTGCGGGCGCTGCACAAGGTGCCGGGCATCGTCGCCGACGGCGCGCACGCGCACATCGGCAGTCAGATCTTCCGCCTCGACGCCTTCGAGCGCGAGGTCGCGGTGCTCGCGCCCTTCATCGTCGACAACGGCCTCACCGAGCTCTCGGTCGGCGGCGGCCTCGGCGTCGCCTACCTGAACGACGAGCACGCCCCCTCGATCAGCAAGTGGGCCGAGGTCGTGCGCGGCGCCTGCGCGAGCGCGGGCATCCCCTCGTCGGTCCTCCTCTCCGCCGAGCCCGGCCGGGCGATCGTCGCCAGCGCCGGGCTGACCTGCTACCGCGTCGGGACGATCAAGGAGCTCCCCGGGATCCGCACCTACCTCGCGGTCGACGGCGGGATGAGCGACAACCCCCGCCCGGTGCTCTACGGCAGCGGCTACGAGGCCTTCCTCCCCCGCAGCCCCGACGCCGAGCGGCCACTCGCGGCGCGCATCGTCGGCAAGCACTGCGAGTCCGGGGACGTCCTCGTCCACGAGGCGTTCCTGCCGGGCGACGTCGCCGTGGGGGACCTCCTCGTGACGCCGGTCACCGGTGCCTACGGCTTTTCGATGGCCTCGAACTACAACCGCCTCGCCCGCCCGCCCGTGCTCTTCGCCCGCGACGGCGAGGTGCGCGCCGTCGTGCGGCGCGAGTCGATCGAGGACCTGCTCCGTCTGGAGCCCTGA